One window from the genome of Luteithermobacter gelatinilyticus encodes:
- the dgcN gene encoding N-acetyltransferase DgcN, producing the protein MEIAAPYLLFLGDAKDPLSVKTSRGIAQWRPEKCVGEVRLEGCEISLGLPQLDVKEAAARGARTFILGLANAGGVLSERWIAVVLEALEAGLDVASGLHQKLADIPEIRDRAAALGRHIFDVRHPQIPLGVGTGARRSGRRLLTVGTDCSVGKMYTTLALEKEMRARGMKVDFRATGQTGILIAGSGLSVDAVVADFISGAVEHLSPAQEEDHWDLIEGQGSLFHPSYAGVSLGLLHGAQADVIVLCHELGRAHMRGLPDYDVPPLGEVIELNLKLAARTNPRVRLGGLALNSSAVSEAEARDICARYAREFGVPCVDPLRFGVAAIVDGLDGGDR; encoded by the coding sequence ATGGAAATTGCTGCACCTTATCTGTTGTTTCTGGGTGATGCAAAAGATCCTCTTTCTGTGAAAACCTCGCGCGGGATTGCCCAATGGCGGCCCGAAAAATGTGTGGGCGAGGTGCGGTTGGAGGGATGCGAAATAAGCCTAGGGCTGCCGCAGCTTGACGTCAAAGAGGCGGCAGCCCGGGGGGCCAGGACCTTTATTCTCGGCCTGGCCAATGCCGGGGGCGTGTTGTCCGAGCGCTGGATCGCCGTGGTGCTTGAGGCGCTTGAGGCTGGCCTGGATGTGGCCAGCGGCCTGCACCAGAAGCTCGCGGATATTCCGGAAATTCGTGACCGGGCGGCTGCGCTGGGGCGCCATATTTTTGACGTGCGTCATCCGCAAATTCCGCTGGGCGTGGGCACCGGGGCCCGCCGTTCCGGCCGGCGGCTTTTGACAGTGGGCACGGACTGTTCCGTCGGCAAGATGTACACGACGCTGGCGTTGGAAAAGGAAATGCGGGCCCGCGGTATGAAGGTGGACTTCCGGGCGACCGGCCAGACTGGTATCCTGATTGCGGGCAGCGGCCTGTCCGTGGATGCCGTGGTGGCCGATTTTATTTCCGGAGCCGTGGAGCATCTTTCCCCGGCCCAAGAGGAGGACCACTGGGACCTGATTGAAGGACAGGGGTCGCTGTTTCATCCGTCTTATGCCGGGGTCAGTCTGGGCCTGCTGCACGGAGCGCAGGCGGATGTAATCGTATTGTGTCATGAACTGGGGCGTGCGCATATGCGGGGGCTGCCCGATTATGATGTGCCGCCGCTGGGAGAGGTGATAGAGCTGAACCTGAAACTGGCGGCCCGGACCAATCCCCGGGTGCGGCTGGGGGGCCTTGCGCTCAACAGTTCCGCCGTGTCGGAAGCGGAAGCCCGGGACATCTGCGCCCGTTATGCCCGGGAATTTGGGGTGCCGTGCGTGGACCCGCTACGTTTTGGGGTGGCGGCAATTGTGGACGGCCTTGACGGAGGTGACCGGTAA
- a CDS encoding M14 family zinc carboxypeptidase, producing the protein MGKISRILFSVIASLVLVVSAGVGAQAQTARDKSFYPQGVTYDPAIPTPKAFIGHELGYRITRNDLLVQYLLKLAEVSDRVSSEIIAYSHEKRPIVTLTITAPENHARLEEIRQAHLALRDPESEQQVGPDTPVISWLNYGVHGAEVSSTDAAMPVAYHLAAAQGAEIDRLLKNSVILLTASFNPDGSSRQSAWNWMHGADVPVTDPNARIHNTFWPGGRTNHYWFDLNRQWLLLQHPEPKGWVAKFHEWKPSILADYHEMGSHKTYYFHPGAPDRIFPLIPEKSMQLLNKVVDGPRAFMDNESRLYFNEESYDNFYIGKGSTYPHVNGSIGILFEQARTNGLLETPYGILSFRDNIRTQFRTSLALLKSAADMRQDLLNYQREFVRETRKLAARDDIKAYVFAVPEDSARAYHFLDLLERHQIRTYRLGRDLKVNGKLFRAVNSYVVETGQDQYRLIKGIFEKITTFENNTFYDVSGWTLPLAFGLDYTPVKGRSYTLGQEARAEFPVMPAPEKARSGYVFSWSPYYAPRALYRLLKAGVNARVATKPFKITTGNGVKEMGRGSIVVPVGWQAGQDVERIHELVRTIAREDGIPVYALDSSHTPMAGMDLGSPYHAALTKPKVLLLVGEGVSAYDAGEVWHLLDHQMKMPVVLYDRRKLGKLDLSGYTHIIMVGGSYKSLDETITKKVDNWVRSGGTLVALRQGARWAGENLLELETSLVSKDEAEKDTPPARQDYGDKEDLEALEIIGGAIMAGDLDITHPIGYGYVRRDIASHRNTLIAFERPKNPYATVVEIPENALLSGYASAENQRKLAGRAMAVAERLGQGSVVLFSDNPNFRAYFYGTKKLFLNSLFFSKIFEKPKDPS; encoded by the coding sequence ATGGGAAAAATCAGTCGAATACTGTTTAGTGTGATCGCCAGCCTTGTTCTGGTTGTCAGCGCCGGTGTGGGGGCGCAGGCACAAACCGCCCGGGACAAAAGTTTTTATCCGCAAGGCGTGACCTATGATCCGGCCATTCCCACGCCGAAGGCGTTTATTGGCCATGAACTGGGATATCGTATTACCCGTAATGATCTGCTGGTGCAGTATTTGCTGAAACTGGCGGAAGTTTCCGATCGGGTATCTTCTGAAATTATCGCTTATAGCCATGAAAAGCGTCCCATTGTCACGCTCACCATCACGGCGCCGGAAAATCATGCCCGCCTTGAGGAAATCAGACAGGCCCATTTGGCGCTGAGGGATCCGGAGTCGGAGCAGCAGGTAGGGCCAGATACGCCGGTCATCAGTTGGCTTAATTATGGGGTTCACGGGGCCGAGGTCAGCTCCACCGACGCCGCCATGCCTGTAGCTTATCATCTGGCGGCGGCTCAAGGGGCGGAAATCGACCGGCTTCTGAAAAACAGCGTGATTTTGCTCACCGCCTCCTTCAATCCGGACGGCAGCAGCCGCCAGTCCGCCTGGAACTGGATGCACGGGGCGGATGTGCCGGTGACCGATCCCAACGCCCGCATCCACAATACCTTCTGGCCGGGTGGGCGCACCAACCATTACTGGTTCGATCTCAACCGGCAATGGTTGTTGTTGCAGCATCCGGAGCCCAAGGGCTGGGTCGCCAAATTCCACGAATGGAAACCCAGCATACTGGCCGATTATCATGAAATGGGCTCTCACAAGACCTATTATTTTCATCCCGGTGCCCCGGACCGCATCTTTCCGTTGATTCCGGAAAAGTCCATGCAGTTGCTGAACAAGGTGGTGGATGGGCCGCGCGCCTTTATGGACAACGAATCCCGCCTGTATTTCAACGAAGAATCCTATGATAACTTCTATATTGGCAAAGGCTCCACCTATCCTCATGTCAACGGCAGCATCGGAATCCTGTTTGAACAGGCGCGCACCAATGGGCTGCTGGAAACGCCTTATGGCATTCTGTCTTTCCGGGACAATATCCGCACCCAGTTCCGCACCAGCCTGGCGCTTCTGAAATCCGCCGCGGATATGCGGCAGGACTTGCTGAATTATCAGCGGGAGTTTGTGCGCGAGACCCGCAAGCTGGCGGCCCGCGACGATATCAAGGCATATGTTTTTGCCGTGCCCGAGGATTCGGCGCGGGCCTACCATTTTTTGGATCTTCTGGAACGGCATCAAATTCGGACTTATCGGTTGGGCCGGGACCTGAAAGTGAACGGCAAGCTTTTCCGGGCCGTCAATTCCTATGTGGTGGAAACCGGTCAGGATCAGTATCGCCTGATCAAGGGTATTTTCGAAAAGATCACTACCTTTGAGAACAATACTTTTTATGACGTGTCCGGCTGGACTCTGCCGCTGGCCTTCGGTCTGGACTATACGCCGGTCAAGGGACGGTCTTATACGCTGGGCCAGGAGGCCCGGGCGGAATTTCCTGTAATGCCGGCGCCGGAAAAGGCCCGCAGTGGTTATGTCTTTTCCTGGAGCCCGTATTACGCCCCGCGGGCGCTGTACCGGCTGCTTAAGGCGGGGGTTAATGCGCGCGTGGCCACCAAACCCTTCAAAATCACCACCGGGAATGGTGTGAAAGAGATGGGCCGGGGCAGTATTGTGGTGCCGGTGGGCTGGCAGGCCGGGCAGGATGTCGAGAGGATTCATGAGCTGGTCCGCACCATCGCCCGTGAGGACGGGATCCCGGTTTACGCGCTGGACAGTTCCCATACCCCGATGGCGGGCATGGACCTGGGCAGTCCGTATCATGCGGCGCTCACAAAACCCAAGGTTTTGCTGCTGGTGGGAGAAGGGGTGAGCGCCTATGATGCGGGCGAGGTCTGGCACCTGCTGGATCACCAGATGAAAATGCCGGTGGTGTTGTATGATCGCCGGAAACTGGGCAAGCTGGATCTGTCCGGATACACCCATATCATCATGGTGGGCGGTTCCTATAAATCCTTAGACGAGACGATCACGAAAAAAGTGGATAACTGGGTCCGTTCTGGCGGGACGCTGGTGGCGTTGCGTCAGGGCGCGCGCTGGGCGGGGGAAAACCTTCTGGAGCTTGAAACATCCCTTGTTTCCAAAGACGAAGCAGAAAAGGACACTCCCCCGGCGCGGCAGGATTACGGCGACAAGGAAGACTTGGAGGCGTTGGAAATTATCGGCGGGGCGATCATGGCTGGGGATCTGGATATCACCCATCCCATTGGTTATGGGTATGTCCGCCGGGATATTGCCAGTCATCGCAACACGCTGATTGCCTTTGAGCGACCGAAAAATCCATACGCCACAGTGGTGGAGATCCCGGAAAACGCCCTGCTTAGCGGGTATGCCTCCGCCGAAAATCAGCGCAAGCTGGCGGGTCGGGCCATGGCGGTGGCCGAACGGCTCGGACAGGGCAGTGTGGTGCTGTTCAGCGATAATCCCAATTTCCGGGCCTATTTCTATGGCACCAAAAAGCTGTTCCTCAACAGCCTGTTTTTCTCCAAGATTTTTGAAAAGCCA
- the dgcA gene encoding N-acetyl-D-Glu racemase DgcA yields MEQKLFVMSETWPLVAPFRISRGVKTEAQVVVAMLDCLGVRGRGEAVPYARYDETVETVLEAVERLRDDLAGGLSREDLLDSLPAGAARNALDCAMWDQQARWKGTTVARLLEVPENQKVVTAVTLGIDSAERMAEKAARLRHCPLLKVKLDREDIIARVSAIRKAAPKARLILDPNESWDMDVLREVDAPLAALGVDLLEQPLPAEQDDGLAEFQGQVPVCADESCHTRQDLAGLKDKYQVINIKLDKSGGLTEALALKKQARKMGFGIMVGCMVGTSLAMAPALMLAHDADFVDLDGPLWMARDRTPGLSIQDGIIGPLPTGLWGSGAGGAV; encoded by the coding sequence ATGGAGCAGAAACTGTTTGTCATGTCCGAAACCTGGCCGCTGGTGGCGCCATTCAGGATTTCCCGCGGGGTGAAGACCGAGGCACAGGTGGTGGTGGCAATGCTCGACTGTCTGGGCGTGCGCGGACGCGGCGAGGCTGTGCCCTATGCCCGTTATGACGAGACCGTGGAGACGGTTCTCGAGGCGGTGGAAAGGCTGCGGGATGACCTGGCGGGGGGACTCAGCCGCGAGGATCTTCTGGACAGTCTGCCGGCGGGGGCGGCACGCAATGCGCTGGATTGCGCCATGTGGGACCAACAGGCCCGCTGGAAAGGCACGACGGTGGCACGCCTGCTGGAGGTGCCTGAGAACCAGAAGGTGGTTACGGCCGTCACTCTGGGCATCGATAGTGCGGAAAGGATGGCGGAAAAAGCCGCCCGGCTGCGCCATTGTCCGCTGCTTAAAGTGAAGCTGGATCGGGAGGACATCATTGCCAGAGTGAGCGCGATCCGTAAGGCTGCGCCAAAGGCACGGCTGATCCTTGATCCCAATGAAAGCTGGGACATGGATGTCCTGCGCGAGGTGGACGCCCCGCTGGCGGCGCTGGGGGTGGATCTCCTGGAGCAGCCTTTGCCAGCGGAACAAGATGACGGTCTGGCGGAGTTTCAGGGACAGGTGCCAGTGTGTGCTGATGAATCCTGTCACACGCGACAGGATCTGGCGGGGCTCAAGGACAAATATCAGGTCATCAATATCAAACTGGACAAAAGCGGCGGGCTTACCGAGGCGCTGGCGCTGAAGAAACAGGCCCGGAAAATGGGGTTCGGGATTATGGTCGGCTGTATGGTTGGCACCTCGCTGGCCATGGCGCCGGCCTTGATGCTGGCGCATGATGCGGATTTTGTAGATCTGGACGGGCCGTTGTGGATGGCCCGGGACCGCACCCCGGGCTTGAGTATCCAAGATGGCATCATCGGCCCCCTGCCGACCGGTTTGTGGGGAAGCGGGGCCGGAGGGGCTGTCTGA
- a CDS encoding M14-type cytosolic carboxypeptidase, translating into MKRSGIVTKPSFVRAVVMRGLGGIILYAAAALSAPAAPLEGCAFGDIAFHADFPGARLSACEKTAMGYRLLIRPEVKPVNPSPWYAFRIDSATSQTITVTLDYAAGKHRYRPKVSRDGQNWRRLPDKDVSVRHDGRQVTMTLDLDQAPLWVAAQELLTNRHYMLWQEKLVEKPDLELSRLGRSSEGREIFKLENRPDKDDAQTILLIGRQHPPEVTGAQAMLAFTETVFGDSTLAREFRQNFRIVAVPNLNPDGVASGHWRSNARGKDLNRDWGPFTQPETQLVKAELDRLAAEEGGQLALVLDFHSTWDSLLYVQAAEDKTRPEDFARQWHHAIRKRLPDQPLALEPRKQTGKPTLKNYVYSRFGVPAITYEVADTADRAGLRRQAVVAAEEMMKLMLAARKAGQTGPRKPATARPVDLLIRGGRIYAGEGGAPEKGVIVVHEGQVIYRGPTLPEGLAPRRIIEAGEKVVAPGFIDPHTHACGDLDQENGKANLNYLTQGVTTVFCGNDGGGPVNVGERLAFYESQGIGTNVALYVGHGSVRRAVMGTENRTATPAELDRMEKLVARAMGEGALGLSTGLYYVPGNYATTEEVVALARVAGQYGGVYDSHIRDESSYNIGLVAAIREVIEVGRAAGLPVHIAHLKALGADVWGKSREIITMVEQARADGLRVTADQYPWTASGTSIAGALIPRWVMAGSTEKYHERLRDPALAERIRAEMTDNLRRRGGAHSLLITDPRRPDLRGRTLAEIAAQQGKDPVSVALDIVLSGNARVASFNMTAEDIRRFMVQPWVMTSSDGSTGHPRKYASFPKKYATYVADEHLLSLPDFIYRSSGFAAETFGLRDRGYLAPGYAADIVIFDPDRFRPKADYLAPEKLSEGVEWLLVNGQVVIDKGRYTGMLAGKALKKQQ; encoded by the coding sequence ATGAAAAGATCAGGGATTGTCACGAAGCCCTCATTCGTCCGGGCTGTTGTTATGCGGGGTCTGGGGGGGATTATCCTCTATGCAGCAGCGGCATTGTCGGCGCCGGCTGCGCCGCTTGAGGGGTGCGCCTTCGGCGATATCGCCTTTCACGCGGATTTTCCTGGGGCCCGGCTGTCGGCCTGTGAAAAGACGGCGATGGGCTACCGGCTCCTGATCCGGCCCGAAGTGAAGCCCGTCAACCCCAGCCCCTGGTATGCTTTCCGTATTGATTCTGCAACATCGCAAACCATCACAGTGACCCTGGACTACGCGGCGGGCAAACATCGTTATCGGCCCAAGGTCAGCCGGGATGGCCAGAACTGGCGACGGTTGCCGGACAAGGATGTTTCGGTACGACATGACGGGCGGCAGGTCACCATGACTCTGGATCTGGATCAGGCACCGCTCTGGGTTGCCGCGCAGGAACTTCTCACCAACCGGCACTATATGCTGTGGCAGGAGAAACTGGTGGAAAAGCCGGACCTTGAGCTTAGCCGGCTGGGCCGATCCAGTGAAGGACGGGAAATCTTCAAACTGGAAAACCGTCCGGATAAAGATGATGCGCAGACCATTTTGTTGATCGGCCGGCAGCATCCGCCGGAAGTGACCGGGGCGCAGGCCATGCTGGCGTTTACGGAAACAGTATTTGGAGACTCCACCCTGGCCCGGGAGTTCCGCCAGAATTTCCGCATTGTGGCCGTGCCCAATCTCAATCCGGACGGGGTGGCGTCCGGCCATTGGCGCAGCAATGCCCGGGGCAAGGATCTGAATCGGGATTGGGGACCGTTTACTCAACCGGAAACGCAACTTGTCAAGGCGGAACTGGACCGGCTCGCGGCGGAGGAAGGCGGGCAATTGGCGCTGGTGCTGGACTTTCATTCCACCTGGGACAGCCTGTTATATGTTCAGGCGGCCGAAGACAAGACCCGCCCCGAAGATTTCGCCCGGCAATGGCATCACGCCATTCGCAAACGCCTGCCGGATCAGCCCTTAGCCTTGGAACCGCGTAAACAAACCGGCAAGCCGACCCTGAAAAATTATGTATATAGTCGGTTCGGAGTGCCCGCCATCACTTATGAAGTTGCCGATACGGCGGATCGGGCCGGATTGCGTCGGCAGGCGGTGGTCGCGGCCGAGGAAATGATGAAACTCATGTTGGCCGCCCGCAAAGCCGGTCAGACCGGCCCCCGGAAACCAGCCACCGCTCGGCCGGTTGATCTGCTGATCCGGGGCGGCCGCATTTATGCCGGAGAGGGCGGCGCGCCGGAAAAGGGCGTGATTGTGGTGCATGAGGGTCAAGTCATCTATCGTGGTCCGACCCTGCCCGAGGGGCTGGCGCCCCGCAGGATTATAGAGGCGGGGGAGAAGGTTGTCGCCCCCGGTTTTATCGACCCTCACACCCATGCCTGCGGCGATCTGGATCAGGAAAACGGCAAGGCCAATCTCAACTATCTGACCCAGGGGGTGACGACCGTCTTTTGTGGCAATGATGGCGGGGGGCCGGTCAATGTGGGAGAACGTCTCGCCTTTTATGAAAGCCAGGGCATTGGCACCAATGTGGCGCTGTATGTGGGACATGGCAGTGTGCGGCGTGCCGTTATGGGCACTGAAAACCGGACCGCGACGCCTGCGGAACTGGACCGTATGGAAAAACTTGTGGCCCGGGCCATGGGCGAGGGGGCGCTGGGCCTGTCCACCGGGCTTTATTACGTGCCCGGCAATTACGCCACCACCGAGGAGGTTGTCGCCCTGGCGCGCGTGGCAGGGCAATATGGCGGTGTTTATGACAGCCATATCCGGGATGAAAGCAGTTACAACATTGGTCTTGTGGCGGCCATTCGGGAAGTGATTGAGGTGGGCCGGGCCGCCGGTCTACCGGTCCATATCGCCCACCTCAAGGCGTTGGGCGCGGATGTCTGGGGCAAAAGCCGCGAAATCATTACGATGGTGGAACAAGCGCGGGCGGATGGCCTTCGGGTGACCGCCGACCAGTATCCCTGGACCGCTTCCGGCACCAGCATCGCCGGGGCGCTCATTCCGCGCTGGGTGATGGCCGGATCGACCGAAAAATACCATGAACGGCTCAGGGATCCGGCTCTTGCAGAGCGCATCCGGGCCGAGATGACCGATAATCTGCGCCGACGTGGCGGGGCACATTCCCTGTTGATTACCGATCCGCGCCGGCCCGATCTGCGCGGCCGCACCCTGGCGGAAATTGCTGCGCAACAGGGGAAAGATCCGGTGAGTGTGGCGCTGGATATTGTCCTTTCCGGCAATGCCCGGGTGGCCAGTTTCAACATGACGGCGGAAGATATCCGCCGGTTCATGGTACAGCCCTGGGTGATGACCTCGTCCGATGGCAGCACGGGGCATCCGCGAAAATATGCCAGCTTCCCGAAAAAATACGCCACCTATGTGGCCGATGAGCATCTGCTTTCCCTGCCCGATTTTATTTATCGCAGCAGCGGATTTGCAGCGGAGACTTTCGGGCTTAGGGACCGGGGATATCTGGCGCCTGGATATGCGGCGGATATCGTGATTTTCGATCCGGACCGGTTTCGACCCAAAGCCGATTATCTGGCGCCGGAAAAACTGAGTGAGGGAGTCGAATGGCTGCTGGTCAATGGACAGGTTGTTATTGACAAGGGCCGATATACAGGCATGCTAGCGGGCAAAGCCCTTAAAAAACAACAATAA
- a CDS encoding TonB-dependent receptor domain-containing protein has translation MSNKPEHNKSGYRTLTSVLLASVCGMGFAAAQAQALEQEQEQEQLQQVAMVDEATELEEVIVVGSQIKGAKVTDSLPVSLIRQEDIDAIAATSGSELFSSLPSNGNINFNGTDTVSGGVNAARGDVASINLRGIGTGNTLVLLNGRRLVQHPGTQTEDSVPVTTVNVNTIPVSGIQRVEVLHDGAAAIYGTDAVAGVVNTVMQDNFEGYRVNVEYGEAENTSRSKFKADFLGGWNLNEDKTNISLALNYYKGTGVDASELPFSASADRRPFFEDTEFAGDTQFDNRSTTTPWGRFEASQGVPGLTTSGGVFHIEPVDPEDSNQDCVLPGGLCIDSGTISRDQRFDTNTSRQMIPDTERGNAFVFINHEFDSGLEFYSELSYYRAESTKNRAESAMLSSAPITISKDAYWNPLGAVGNPNRVDGFDIPAEGLDIEMTRYRVVDAGVREIDVDNETFRTLAGLRGTFGTWDWDSAVLYSEATTLDTTHNRVSSSLLQQAINRTDPSAYNPFNGGDPNNVNVGDATPNDPDTINSFLIDVTRFSKTTLALADFKLSNPDLTELWAGSVGIALGVEGRRETFLDDRDDRLDGTITFVDQVTGELVNRSDVVGSSDTPDAEGAREVFSAFAELAVPLVNEDMDIPLVRSLDLQLAGRFEHYSDVGSVFKPKFALSWFPTTWMQVRAAYSEGFRAPNLEQLHTQRITRQTTVDDFYRCQAEVNKGDRDDILTCSGNDSVTNVRLGNEDLEPENDVNYTIGAVFTPEFAEDLTLTIDYWRVEQDGLVGILDADAIAALDFADRLEGGASDFVIRDEVTQDDIDFYAGSGLAPVGDIIEVIGQFQNLNARTTEGLDLGAYYNLHDTPLGDFRFKVNAAYLITAFQEPSEPEKRLSALGIVVADSGDLIEMDGRPKWQATGTITWRYDNWGAGLYGKYVGAFFDTSVQQDETKEFFRVDDWMTFSLYGQYTFDEGTLEGTRIRLGVRNIFDKQPPVTDETYGYEASLHSAEGRFFYASVRANF, from the coding sequence ATGAGCAATAAACCAGAACACAACAAATCCGGATACAGGACTCTCACCTCTGTGCTGCTGGCGTCGGTCTGCGGTATGGGATTTGCTGCCGCCCAGGCCCAGGCCTTGGAACAAGAACAGGAGCAAGAACAGCTCCAGCAGGTGGCAATGGTCGATGAAGCGACGGAACTGGAAGAAGTGATCGTTGTTGGGTCCCAGATCAAGGGCGCCAAGGTGACGGACTCTTTGCCGGTTTCCCTGATCCGTCAGGAAGATATTGACGCCATTGCCGCCACCTCTGGGTCGGAACTGTTCAGCTCCCTGCCATCCAACGGCAATATCAATTTTAACGGGACAGACACGGTCAGCGGCGGGGTGAACGCGGCACGCGGGGATGTGGCTTCCATCAATTTGCGTGGTATTGGAACCGGAAATACGCTGGTGTTGCTCAATGGCCGCCGTCTGGTGCAGCATCCCGGCACCCAGACGGAAGATTCCGTGCCTGTGACCACCGTGAATGTGAACACCATTCCGGTGTCTGGAATCCAGCGGGTCGAGGTTCTGCATGACGGCGCCGCTGCCATTTACGGCACCGACGCGGTGGCCGGCGTGGTCAATACGGTTATGCAAGACAACTTTGAAGGCTATCGCGTGAATGTGGAATATGGCGAAGCGGAAAACACTAGCCGATCCAAATTCAAGGCCGATTTCCTGGGAGGCTGGAACCTTAATGAGGACAAGACCAATATTTCCCTGGCGTTGAACTATTACAAAGGCACGGGAGTTGATGCCAGTGAATTGCCTTTTTCCGCGTCGGCGGACCGGCGGCCCTTCTTTGAGGATACGGAATTTGCCGGCGATACCCAGTTTGACAACCGGTCCACGACAACGCCCTGGGGACGTTTCGAGGCATCGCAGGGCGTTCCCGGGCTGACCACGTCAGGCGGAGTTTTCCATATTGAACCCGTGGATCCCGAAGACAGCAATCAGGACTGCGTGTTGCCAGGCGGCCTGTGTATCGACAGCGGCACCATCAGCCGGGATCAGCGGTTTGACACCAACACCTCCCGTCAGATGATTCCCGACACGGAACGGGGCAATGCGTTCGTGTTCATTAATCACGAATTCGACAGCGGTCTGGAATTTTACAGCGAGTTGAGCTATTACCGGGCCGAATCCACCAAAAACCGGGCGGAAAGCGCCATGCTGAGTTCGGCACCGATCACCATTTCCAAGGATGCCTACTGGAATCCGCTCGGCGCGGTTGGAAATCCGAACCGGGTAGACGGCTTTGACATTCCGGCCGAAGGACTGGATATCGAAATGACCCGCTACCGCGTGGTGGATGCCGGGGTGCGAGAAATTGACGTGGATAACGAAACCTTCCGTACCCTGGCCGGGCTGCGCGGCACGTTCGGCACCTGGGACTGGGACAGTGCGGTGCTTTATTCGGAAGCCACCACCCTGGACACCACCCATAACCGGGTCAGCAGCTCTCTGCTGCAACAGGCCATCAACCGCACCGATCCTTCAGCCTATAACCCGTTTAATGGGGGTGATCCGAACAATGTCAATGTGGGAGACGCGACCCCCAACGATCCGGACACCATCAACAGTTTTCTGATTGACGTAACGCGTTTCAGCAAAACCACCTTGGCACTGGCGGACTTCAAGCTCTCGAATCCGGATCTGACCGAGTTGTGGGCCGGCAGTGTGGGCATCGCGCTCGGGGTTGAAGGACGTCGCGAGACTTTCCTGGACGATCGGGATGATCGTCTTGACGGGACCATCACCTTTGTGGATCAGGTGACCGGCGAACTGGTCAACAGGTCGGATGTGGTCGGCTCCAGCGATACGCCGGACGCTGAAGGGGCAAGGGAGGTGTTTTCCGCCTTTGCCGAACTGGCCGTGCCGCTGGTGAATGAAGACATGGACATTCCGCTGGTGCGCAGTCTGGATCTGCAGCTTGCCGGTCGGTTTGAACATTATTCCGATGTAGGCAGCGTGTTTAAACCGAAATTCGCCCTGTCCTGGTTCCCGACCACCTGGATGCAGGTCCGCGCCGCCTATTCCGAAGGGTTCCGTGCCCCCAATCTGGAACAGCTGCATACCCAGAGAATTACCCGTCAGACCACGGTAGACGATTTTTATCGCTGCCAGGCCGAAGTCAATAAGGGCGATCGGGACGATATTCTGACCTGTAGCGGCAATGATAGCGTGACCAATGTGCGTCTTGGCAATGAAGATCTGGAGCCCGAAAATGATGTGAACTATACCATCGGGGCGGTGTTCACACCGGAATTTGCCGAGGACCTGACCCTGACCATAGATTATTGGCGGGTTGAGCAGGACGGCCTTGTGGGCATTTTGGATGCCGATGCCATTGCGGCGCTGGATTTTGCCGACCGTCTGGAAGGTGGGGCCAGCGACTTTGTCATCCGCGACGAGGTGACCCAGGACGATATCGACTTTTATGCCGGGTCCGGACTGGCACCGGTGGGCGATATTATTGAAGTGATCGGCCAGTTCCAGAATCTGAATGCCCGCACGACGGAGGGGCTGGATCTGGGGGCCTATTACAATCTGCATGATACCCCGCTTGGCGACTTCCGCTTCAAGGTGAATGCAGCTTATCTGATCACCGCGTTCCAGGAACCGTCCGAGCCGGAGAAACGTCTCTCTGCGCTGGGTATTGTGGTTGCGGATTCCGGCGATCTGATCGAAATGGATGGGCGGCCGAAATGGCAGGCCACCGGGACCATCACCTGGCGGTATGACAACTGGGGCGCGGGACTGTACGGCAAATATGTCGGGGCATTTTTCGATACCTCCGTGCAGCAGGATGAAACCAAGGAATTCTTCCGGGTGGATGACTGGATGACGTTCAGCCTCTATGGTCAGTACACCTTTGACGAAGGGACGCTGGAAGGCACCCGCATCCGTCTCGGCGTGAGGAACATCTTTGACAAACAGCCGCCGGTCACGGATGAAACCTATGGCTATGAGGCCAGCCTGCATAGCGCCGAAGGCCGGTTCTTTTATGCGTCAGTGAGAGCGAACTTCTAA